From Periophthalmus magnuspinnatus isolate fPerMag1 chromosome 1, fPerMag1.2.pri, whole genome shotgun sequence:
GAGACATCTTGTAAGTGCGGAAGTCCTTCTTCTCGTTGATGTACGTGACAGCACCCATCAGAGGACACAGGATCATCTTGGTGTGGTCctaaaggagaggggagagaactGGTGTCAGCACAGGCCTACAGTCATGACCAAAATGTAGTTTGTCAAATGTTGTGTTTTAGCCAACTACATCTATGATACAAAAAGAGCAAGGGCCCGATTGTCTTGTCTGCTGTATAGAGATGTTAAATGATTATGTCACTTCTTGGTCCAATTGATAACTTCACAGCCGTTCCAGCTGTGTgtggtccccccccccccccattctAACTGTCCTGGACTCGAAAATTTTACCAGAAAAACCTGCCTGAGGTCTACTTAGAAAGGACTGATtgaaagggcatctgacttaaaTCCCATGTTACAACAATAGTGCAAGGCACAATTTTACGCCATCTCATGTTCTGACCTGGAAGAAGTTGATCTGTACAGTGCCATTAGTAAGGTGCAGGACTATGGCGCTCTTTGTTCTGAACCACAGAGACAGGTAGGGCATCCTGGCCAACTCATCGCCTTCCCGCCTTGCCATGTTGGCTCCAGTCTTCAAAAGATGTTCGCTCATGTAGTTCCTGAAGTATTTTAGTAGTGTTATCTGCACAGAACAAGAGACAAAAGTCAGATCGAAAGGCAAGAACCAATTAGAGTGAACAACTGACCTCCCACATGATATACAAGGGGCCATTTATCGGGCCATCTTTTACAACGTGACATTTTGAAGATAAGAAATGAAAGGATTGTCAGAAGCTGCAATAATATCTTAGTGTCATCTTTCAGTTGACACATTGCCCACCTTTACTGTCAAAATTAAATTGTTATGAATTTCACAATTATTTGTGGTTATGAATTTACACAGTCCAATTTCCACACACTTCTCAATCAAAATGTTTGCAGTCCAGTAGTTTTGGGGTACTTTTCTCCGTATGCTCCTGTGTAGGCAGGATCCTGGTTGTACTGACCCTCTTGTTTAGTGCCTAGTTGTAGGGTTTGGTACTGACCTTTTTGTTTAAAGTCTGGGGGTAGGAGCGCACGCTGAGGTAGGACTCGGCCGCGGTTTTGTCGATGTACTGCAGACTGTCTCCATCAGCATACATGATCAGACGAGTGTAGTCATTAAACAACACACCCACACTGTTGTCACAGAGCTGGTACCCTGAAGCACAGAGCACATATTCTGAAACTGTACTGATGAAATCAGCCTTTGTTTAGTAGTTTTGGGTAAAGATTCAAGACCAATAAGAATATTTACTATGAGAGATTTGGTGgcagaaatgtttttaaattacttATGTTTGATGGTAAAAATGCTTCCATCACATCTACAAGATTGGATGAGCCCATTCTTACCAAGACCATATTTATCAGAGTAGTCCACCCATTTGCTGATCCAGAAAATGGGGATGCAGGCAGGGTCCTCAGCCTCCTCTGAAACAAGAGGAAAATGCCAAATTGTTTGAAAGACCATGGGGGCACTCAACagtgtcgtagtagtagtaacttgATACCTTGTCGGACATTGACCCTCTCTGAAGGGTTGACAGATATGAGGCTGATTATCTGCTTCAGCAGGTCCCTCAGGTGTGAGTCCTGATCTGGCTCTCTATAGACACGCAACGAGGACAATTTTAATAAGAGGCACACATGCTGAAGCATGGAAGTCAAAGCGGCATAgtggacaagcaggtggtactGGTACCTACTTTCTAATTTTATTGGGGGAaaattttaaaagttaaattgTTGATAGGTCTATGCATATTTAGCAGATTTCACAGCCATAATTTTCTAATTCCAATGGAGACTTAAATGTTAATGCCACATACAGCTAGTCAATGAAGTCTTCCAAATGGTGAGTGTTTGTGTAAATGAAGATAGTGAAAGATGTCGCCGTTTGGTTATGGCGTCAATAATCGTGAATAATTGTACAATTGTGATTTTTGGTTTGCAGCCAAGTTGCACAGAAAATCTCTATAAACCATTTTGATGCAGAGTATTAGCTCTTCATACTCACTTTTGGGGCTGTTCCTCCTTCACCTCTACATTCTCCATCCCTgttacaaacacacaacacattaacCATCAGAAACCTCACACTCCCACACATGCTCCCTCCCTGGTTGCTGTGGTTACCCTTATTGTTGATGGCAGTGAGTGGCCGTCTCTGGCTCTGCATCTCGGGCGCAGTAGAGGGGGCGATGGAGAAGCGGGGGGGCACAGTGAGACAGGTGGTGGGCAGGCGCTGAGGCACGTACCCGGACACCATGAAGTCATCCGTGAGCAGCTCTGTGACGGTGGGCCTCTGGGAGGGGTCTGCGTGCAGCATGCGTTTGATCAGGGACGAGGCTGAGGGGTTAATGTGCtgcaggagaagaggagatcCTTCAATGACTGGCTTATAAAAAGGTTTATGtgagaataaaaacacctcTATAAACCAAAATACCTGCATGACCCTAAAGGTAATTCCACCATCCGTTTGTACAATACTTACACGTCAAACAAGAACTTGAAGACATTGTGCTTGAGcctgctatagttataatccatgacacccatggataattacattataatttgcattattttaattgtaatatGGATAGTCGCACATCACGCTTTGTACTGTAATGACtatgttctccaattttattttctttttctttagaATTCAACAGTTtcaaagtacagagcagtcaGTATATGtcagtgaaaacgggggttgatctgcaatatggcgtcttgaaaataagcaattaaagattgctcaagcATAGCCAAATTTGTTTTTTGGGAGTGATTTGTGTGAGTAAATGGAGAGGGAAAACAGCAATAAAACTATataagctctgaaaagtcaattttgcataatggtcTGCTGTAAGCTCTTCAAAGACTTCAAAGCTCTTCAGCGAAAAGACCTGCATAACTTTGAGGCTGTAGTTACCCAGGGGATGGTGTAGTTATTCTTCTTGATGCGGCTGTAGGTCTCCTTCAAGCAGGACGTCTCAAATGGAGGCTTACCCACCAGCAGCGTGTATCTGGGACCAGCACAAGACATTAGATTTACCTTCCCCCTCCTCATACAACCACACAGTCTGATAATCGAATCCACACTCACAGTATGCAGCCGAGCGACCACACATCCACCTCATAGCTGTGACCCTTCTTGCACAGCACCTCGGGGGCGATGTAGTTGGGTGTCCCACACAGAGTCTTCTTTCTCTCACCATCAAACTCGATCTTTGTGGCCAGTCCAAAGTCCCCTGCAAAGTGAAGATGGAATGGTATTGATGAATTACTAATAAACTTACATGatccaaatatatataaatttccACAACGCACTTTGGGTTCGACAGCATTTAACTCAATGGAAGAATTATCTGAATCCACCAGTCTATGGATATGGGTAGTAAATACTTGAGTTTTGCATTGTACGGTATGCCtaagacaaatacatttttaccctCCTTTTGTAAGCAAGATCTGAAAGTTCTAATTCCATTGTCAGTTGCCGGTGGGTTTGGTCTACTCTATCCAAATACAGCAACTCATTCCACCAATGAAAAATCCATTCCTCCTGCAAATGCCAGATTTGGGTTTGGCATTTTCTAAAGCAAAATTAGCCTATAATTGTAATTGTCTTTAAAATCTGTTCTGCCCATTATtgtataatttgaacattttcctTCCATTTGTGCTAAAATGGCTACAAAACGCCACAAAATGCCATGTTTATCTCTGTTTAAGAAAAAAGTACTGAGGATGTAGTACAGATCAGGGGGCATGTATGgcaaagtagattttttttagagcaatgatgtcttgaatgcAGAAGTATAAAGCTtacccaaacatgcatgaatcactctaaatacaacttcaaggaGGTAAATGGCAAAAAACTCTCAAATGAACTTTGTGACTCACATTTTCCATACTTGGTTTGAATGCAAAAGACTGCATAATATGTCCAATATACCCTTTTCCAATTTAACTAGTATAACCACTCCCAGGTGCAGTGTGTGCAGAGCAGTTACCGATCTTGAGGTCCATGTCATCGTTGAGGAAGATGTTGCCGAGCTTCAGGTCTCTGTGGATGATGCGGTTGTTGTGGAGGTACTGGACCCCCTTCAGCAGCTGCATCATCAAGTAACGTGCTTCTGGCTCGGTCACAGCCTTACGGCGTTTGTGTAGCTCCAGCAGGGACTACAAAACAGAATATAGCTACCCATTAACTACCAGTctaaaaagaacaaacaaaatcaGACATGTCCCATGTCAAAAATCTGTAAAACATTTCTTTGGTTTTGCTCCCTTCTCTGAATATATACAgtacaggtacagaggagggagagtgaatatATGATACACTGCCAGTATACACTACCAGTTaaccatttattttaataaaagtatgCAGTCTGCATTGTCTGGCTGCATCTTTATTGATCTTATTTTGTGAGTAAGCAACATCATTTCCCCCTTCCTATGAGATGCCCCATATGGTTCAGGAATCAAACCTGGGACCTGCTGTAATCTCTTGGGAATCTAGTCTCCTCCCACTGTGCAAGGTAAACATGTAGGTGCCCTGGTTTCCACGGCGAACTGTCTAAACATATCTGCCCTGAAATGCAAGCTGTAATTAACTAGTGTGAAGGAGACCATTTAGCACCTTGAGCTGCAGCAGATGAGACAGGCCCAAGGCATCATGCTTTTTGTTAGATTTTATTTGAAACTTCAGTGTCTAGCAAAGACgcttcaaaaaatgtattacatttaaaagtaaatattgtgtaaaattaaaacataagcactgagaaaaaaaatgtgcttgCATTGTCAGTTTGCAGTGTACTATGTACATtaagaacatttttttaaatcagaaaagccaaaaagtcacatttattcCCCACATATTATACTGAATGAAATTATTCAAGAATGGATAGCTTGTGCCACCATAGTCTCGGTATAAACTTGTGGGAAACACTGGGATGAGACTCTTAGACAATGGCATTTGAATGAGAGTGCAAACATGTGAAAGATAAAGACAACTGAACAGGGTCTGGTTATGGCAACCGTTGGCCTTTTACCATCAAGTCCCCTTCCCCTGAGCCCTAATCACTCACCCGTCTCCTGCACAGCTCCAGCACCACGAACACAAAGTCGTCATCCTCGAAGAACCCATGGAAGCCCACCACATTCGGATGGTTCAGGCTCTTGTGGATGGCGATCTCAGAGCTCATCTTCTCCCGCTGGTGCTGCTTCAGGATCAGAGCTTTGGGCACGATCTTACCGGCGAACACCTGCTTGCTCTCGAGGTCCGTGATCTCGAAGCACTTGGCGAAGCCTCCCTTGCCCAGGAACCGGCCTCTGGAGTAACGGCGCATGGTGCGGGAGTCGACCAGGATGTCGGGGATCTCTTTGAGCGGAGCCGATTTGGGGTCGCCATTTGCGGCTGCTGAACTGGGCTTCGCGACGCCTGCGCTCATCTTAAAACTACCCTTTTCTCCTTCCTTATTTTAATTCAAAACTTTAAAACCCTATCTTATCGTAGATTACGTGATAAATGTACGTTTAGTCTGACGCAGGCCCTTACCAAGCAACGCGTAAAAGCCAAAGTCCGAAGTCCTCATAAACGCCaatcaaaaaacattaaatcgcATTCAAACACGAATAAAAACTAATCTAACGCTAAAACTCGCCTGCTTACATTAAAACTTGTGCTTTCTAACCTCTCCAAGAGCGTGCAGCCACAGCCTTACTCCGTCCTTTGACAAGTCTCCAGTAGAAGTTTAAAATGCTGTGCCAGTCGTTACGCGCATGCTGATTGGCCCGCTACATTTGAATTCCGAAGCAGCGCGCAAGGCATCACGGGAGAGCGAACATAAAAATAGCCAATCACGAAACGGCTGCTCAACGCGCTGGCATGTGATTGGTCGGAGGGATGACGGGCTTCCTCAAACAAAAGTCTGATGGGAAATGTAGGCGGAGTGGTCTTTAACAAGGCACGTTCAGTTGTTTTTCGAGTTTTGGCTGTTTCGAAATTCAGTTAAATGCGGGATTGTGATTATGTATTCGAATAAACATTGTATTAATAGTTTGGTTCTGGCTGAGACCGAGTTAAAATTTAGTCTAGACcgagtttagttctgatttagacctggtttagacccatgCTTGGTCATTTTTTTGCTCACTTGTTTTTGTGGTTTCAGCTCTTGTTTAGTCTAGTTTTtagatttagtcctgactttttATCCTTGTTTATTCATTAGAAAGCTTTAGTCATCACTTAACACTGGTTTTGTGATTTACTGAAGTTGTAAGATAAGATACGAGAACTTCTATtggtcccacagtggggaaatttgAATGTGATAACACAAAGTACAAGAACAGCATGACAATAGAAATGTACAATCACATAGACGTTTTATACCTTTAATATAATTACATACAAAATTAAGTAAAACTAGAGCATTTTGGAAGTGTACAACTATGTTAGGGAAATTATTATGTACAATATGTTTCTATGGTTTAGTAACTTTCAGGTCTTTTATGGGAGTCATATCTTCTTTATCCATTCATCTCAACTAGCCATTCAAAGAATCTTTTTGTGTTTATGTATATGACAGCCAGGGCCGCCcttagctttcagggggccctgaGCTGAATTTGTCCctgtgattcacatttgacaacattatgactctgctctcatcaccttgatcatttgtatttgtatttatatgaccaacatcagattgaaaacatccagaatgtcacaactaccatagTCACAAGAAGAGTAGAGAAACATATAAGGTATGGTccagatttttttaattctagacattttttcttcttttctgctGGATTTTAGTATGtcccagttggcgacagtgggcttaaatttacattataaatggTCCTTGCACCAGTGTAAATACATAgttgccctcacctctgcccagatatttaggctgctgtaaacacacaagccccgtGTCCTAAaaactttatatattattttcaatataaatgtatgagctctTTGGGGCCCTCttgtggcctcggggccctaagcagctgcttagtcagCTTATAGGTTGGGCTGGCCCAATGTGAGaattcattttatctacaaactaatacagaaataattgaaaatggttcaaactgaaagtgGGAGTGTGTTTGTCCATTGCAATGATGCATAATCTGAATACAACATTGCAATACaatgataatattttttattaaccaTTATTATGATCCTGTTTCTGCCAAAAACTACTGGTGGTGATACATTAGACCTatggacaagacacatttttgaagAGCCAATTTTGTAGGCTACATAAAACCATTTAAGCACTAAACCATTGCAtgacaaatccagaatgatctcACTCTGTATTTTTTCATACAGATTGACAtctcatctttgtaaagtaatgaagaagtgtgtattctagatCCCAGGCAACTAAACATACATTTCCAACAAACACAAttgtaaacagtgtaatatgctCATTACTCAACATATATTCAGACACAAGCGCATTAATAACTTCAGGTTTCATACTTGTTTTTAGTAAATATAGAAAGTGAAAGTATTCTACCTGCTAACAGCCCATGGCTGAACTTGTAGTAAGTTGAGTTTGTTATCCTTGGGTTCTTCCAAATGTTTCATATAACTCACAAATTTCTACTGCTTCTGGCCATCATTTGTCATGTTCCAACTTCttcccaaaataaaaaatgagctggaggacaggtcagaattctatagTGGAATTTGATGCTAGGTTGcatatttgtaatatttattttattgctggCACTTACAGTTCAAAGTCttctcagtataaataaacaaaagtgaaagcttcacaatagcttcagaaagtggtgccattattcaaccccaaagaagtgattgttgtcagctgaaaagatgttaaaccataagattaatatgacaactTTGcagagccaatcccaaacaaataataataataaggttcGAAATTTGTGATCATAAATTATCCTCTATCTGAATTTAGAACCAGAATtaggtagagtagccaaaaattgtactcaagtaagagtaatgttatttaaaaatgatattgctccagtagaaatacaaaaaagtggTGCAAGAGATTAGTTAAGTAAGATTTCAAAATTATCTGGGAAAAGCACTTCTCAGATAAACGTAATTTAGAGTAACTCTCAGGACGTAACACCATTTAtaattatgtcatttatgtaatttattgtGAAGtacaaaacatgaattaatgcacaaaatctggtattttcagatgacacacaaatgagaaaaactaaatcatatctgaagaagcggagcaagaaacacaaatgttcaaatcatttcttatTGTCAGCATAAaggttttgtcacttgtaaactTACTCATATTGTGGATAAATAATATGTCTTGTTGAATAATGCATTTGCGAAGCCTGGTTATATATGAAACACAAAAAGGTTTAATCTTTGTTGCAACAGTAAGTCTCCCCCTTAGTCCCCCTTTAGTCTTTCACCAGAGTACCTAAACTGTGAGTATTTACACCAGAATTAAAAAGCTACATACATATCAAAGCAGAgggacttttgtttcacacctaTAGGTTACACTTAGACAAGTAAAACAACATTAAGTTTTCTGTGGGATGGGGAGAGAGGATTCACACGTGTTAATGTCTGGCCTGGACTGACAAAGATCAAATGtatttacacaaacatatgataagaatattttcttcacatcATGAATACACATATATTTCTATTACACTCACATTGGAAAGAGACACCACAACTTTTAGTCAACTAAGtgtactacaataaaaaaaaaaaaaaaaaaaacattactcaagtagtagtaaaagtatgctgctagaaaagtactctgaaactctgcaaaaagtacaatttctttaaaaatacagcTTATTATTAAATTTGACCATATAATGACCAGTCAGCTTAAGCCATGTACAGTGTAatgttttcttcataataaGGAGTGGTGAAAGTAGAGCAGTTCTCTGATGACTCACCTGATTGAAGCTCTGGTTTGGATCCTGGACTGGTTCAGACCCCGCTGGGAGAAGAACCCATGAGGCCCAGATTTAGGCCAGAGTCTAAATTGGACTGAGATCATGACAAGGCAATTTGTAATGAGGTCTACAACGTGCGTAGGCACAGAcatagcagttaataccccatataagtaaaataccccctctttaatgctgACAACGTTTTCTGACAAATGAACTACTGTCATGTAAAACATCACACATTAATACATATGTATCTATAAGACTTTTATGAATTAATACAAATAAGCAGAGAACtgtaaactcaagtaaaagtagcctCCAGTTATGgctgctaaaactagtattgaaactagatactaatttgagcaggaCAGAAACAAACTTTTCCTCATTCTAGctttagaatcattttgatttgTATCAGAAACAGCATAAGACACATTGACTAGTATAAGCCcaaggaccactatggaatctacGTGGATcgccacatgataatataaaagagtATTATAATTTGGTTGTGATATTAGAATCGGTAtgcatcgagtctattccttagtatcgaaattgaattttatctttatattgtgacaacactataaggtaaaagtataaagtacgcATAAAAATACTACTATAAGTAACAACTTTTTAACGATATTTTATCAGCATTTTAGATCATTTTCCTGATACAGAACTTGCTCAGTTAAGCAGTGAAAGcttatgttattttaaatcacaatccACATATTTCCTGaactctggccaatcagagcaggtcATGCACTGGGATGATTTGAGGTATACAGTACTCAGTAATttctattatttaaaatgtcactaATTTCAATTACATGCCTGGAATTAGAGCCTGTTTACTatcaatgtatttatgtaatcaatttgtaattagttactttccacccaTGAAACACTAACTTATGTAACAAAGcttgtgaaagctcagaacctccagaattcactcactgagctgcagaggctgcactagcactgattagtgattggctgcaggtgctgggatttGGATAGTGATGTTTCAGATAAGAGAGAGGcctttaccttgtatctggggacacagatacaAGTTTTAAGTAATTTAAAATCATCCCAATCAATCTTACATAGTGTCTTTAGCTGTTAATAATCTTAacactaaaatgtgatattttacaACCCTGGCTGGACTTGAAGACTTGTGATGTGTCAATGCATCTTTCAATCTTAATGGGActtctggttaaataaaggtgaaATAAACAGAGAACATTTGATATATGAATGTACTTTATTTCAACCCCATCACACAGAAGAAAAGCAGATAAGCATAAACGTTTCATgtggtttatttgaatagggacaggTACAAAAACTTTGACTGTATCACAGCAGCCCAATGCATGCATCACAGTGCTCATAGCCGGAGCACTAAACTTAACTTGCTTTATTCAAATGTGTGCAACATATTTCCACGTGTTTACGACCACGGGTTTGGACACTTA
This genomic window contains:
- the plk1 gene encoding serine/threonine-protein kinase PLK1 isoform X1 encodes the protein MSAGVAKPSSAAANGDPKSAPLKEIPDILVDSRTMRRYSRGRFLGKGGFAKCFEITDLESKQVFAGKIVPKALILKQHQREKMSSEIAIHKSLNHPNVVGFHGFFEDDDFVFVVLELCRRRSLLELHKRRKAVTEPEARYLMMQLLKGVQYLHNNRIIHRDLKLGNIFLNDDMDLKIGDFGLATKIEFDGERKKTLCGTPNYIAPEVLCKKGHSYEVDVWSLGCILYTLLVGKPPFETSCLKETYSRIKKNNYTIPWHINPSASSLIKRMLHADPSQRPTVTELLTDDFMVSGYVPQRLPTTCLTVPPRFSIAPSTAPEMQSQRRPLTAINNKAGMENVEVKEEQPQKEPDQDSHLRDLLKQIISLISVNPSERVNVRQEEAEDPACIPIFWISKWVDYSDKYGLGYQLCDNSVGVLFNDYTRLIMYADGDSLQYIDKTAAESYLSVRSYPQTLNKKITLLKYFRNYMSEHLLKTGANMARREGDELARMPYLSLWFRTKSAIVLHLTNGTVQINFFQDHTKMILCPLMGAVTYINEKKDFRTYKMSLLEEYGCTKELASRIRYAKLMVEKLIDSKPSAAAQ
- the plk1 gene encoding serine/threonine-protein kinase PLK1 isoform X2; this translates as MSAGVAKPSSAAANGDPKSAPLKEIPDILVDSRTMRRYSRGRFLGKGGFAKCFEITDLESKQVFAGKIVPKALILKQHQREKMSSEIAIHKSLNHPNVVGFHGFFEDDDFVFVVLELCRRRSLLELHKRRKAVTEPEARYLMMQLLKGVQYLHNNRIIHRDLKLGNIFLNDDMDLKIGDFGLATKIEFDGERKKTLCGTPNYIAPEVLCKKGHSYEVDVWSLGCILYTLLVGKPPFETSCLKETYSRIKKNNYTIPWHINPSASSLIKRMLHADPSQRPTVTELLTDDFMVSGYVPQRLPTTCLTVPPRFSIAPSTAPEMQSQRRPLTAINNKGMENVEVKEEQPQKEPDQDSHLRDLLKQIISLISVNPSERVNVRQEEAEDPACIPIFWISKWVDYSDKYGLGYQLCDNSVGVLFNDYTRLIMYADGDSLQYIDKTAAESYLSVRSYPQTLNKKITLLKYFRNYMSEHLLKTGANMARREGDELARMPYLSLWFRTKSAIVLHLTNGTVQINFFQDHTKMILCPLMGAVTYINEKKDFRTYKMSLLEEYGCTKELASRIRYAKLMVEKLIDSKPSAAAQ